The following are encoded in a window of Candidatus Methylomirabilota bacterium genomic DNA:
- a CDS encoding DMT family transporter produces the protein MPVAYLVLLVGNAVYGTSYVATRVVLQDVGPGTLALVRLAIGALIIVPLALSRLVPLALLKRPAGDRLSRGDHWKVFWMGLLGFAGAFAFGNWGIAHSTATNAALLITVEPVALILLSPFFLGERLSRREKLGALLTLIGATLVVVNGVPGVSVALLPHWRGDILLVLSGLSYAAYSLIGRGVLSRHTALPVTAWSILWGVAAMTPLAGLEWLGGHRPAWTATALWGTAYLALVVTALGYLVWNYALERVEAPRLALFISVQPVVGALLGVWWLREPLTVFIVAGGVLVLLGLHIAVRAGRMV, from the coding sequence GTGCCGGTCGCCTACCTCGTCCTCCTTGTCGGCAACGCGGTCTACGGAACGAGCTACGTGGCGACCCGCGTGGTCCTCCAGGACGTCGGCCCGGGGACGCTCGCGCTGGTTCGGCTCGCGATCGGCGCCCTCATCATTGTGCCGCTGGCGCTCAGCAGGCTTGTGCCGCTGGCCCTGCTCAAGCGGCCGGCGGGCGACCGGCTCTCGCGCGGCGATCACTGGAAGGTGTTCTGGATGGGCCTGCTCGGGTTCGCCGGAGCCTTCGCCTTCGGCAACTGGGGTATCGCCCACTCGACGGCCACCAACGCGGCGCTCTTGATCACGGTCGAGCCGGTCGCCCTCATCCTCCTGTCGCCGTTCTTCCTTGGTGAGCGGCTCTCGCGCCGAGAGAAGCTGGGCGCCCTGCTCACCCTCATCGGCGCCACGCTCGTCGTGGTCAACGGCGTCCCGGGGGTGAGCGTGGCGCTCCTACCCCACTGGCGCGGCGATATCCTGCTCGTGCTCTCCGGGCTGTCCTATGCTGCCTATTCGCTGATCGGGCGGGGCGTGCTTTCCCGCCACACCGCGCTGCCCGTCACCGCGTGGTCGATCCTTTGGGGCGTCGCCGCCATGACGCCGTTGGCCGGCCTCGAATGGCTCGGCGGGCACCGCCCGGCGTGGACCGCGACGGCGCTCTGGGGCACGGCCTATCTCGCCCTGGTGGTCACGGCCCTCGGCTACCTCGTATGGAACTACGCGCTCGAGCGCGTCGAGGCGCCGCGCCTGGCGCTCTTCATCAGTGTCCAGCCGGTGGTGGGCGCGCTGCTCGGCGTCTGGTGGCTTCGCGAGCCCCTGACCGTGTTTATCGT